AACTAATGTTAATGTTTTAGTCAGAATGAGCAATCACTTAATCACCACATTCAATCAGAATACATGTACAAAGCCAGCCTCGTCCCTCCTGTGTGGTTCTTTAATGTAGCATTGCATATTGGAGCATACATAAAGATGCGATCTCCTATACTGCATAAAAGATATACTGCATATTGGCAATGTGATCTCTATCCTAGAAAGGCATGTTTTTGTGTTATTGCTTCATGATCTTATCACTTATCCTGTCATACCTATTCCAGAGAACCTAAAGAAACTCGTGGATCAATTCTTCACTTCGTTTTCTTATATGAAGAGACTTAGTTTATTTGCAGGACATGGGGTCAGGCTCAGATGTGATTGATAGTTCTAGTTCTGAAGCTGGTCACATAATAGCTACTACAATTCGTGGGCGCAAGGGCCTGCCTAAACAGGTAAGGGTGATTTTAATccttcacacacacacacacacacacacacacacacacacacacacacacacacacacacacatgtttGGTTGTGAAACAACTATCCAACAAATAAtggcacacacacacacacacacacacacacacacacacacacatgtttGGTTGTGAAACAACTATCCAACAAATAATGGTATGTTTTGTGATACAGTCAGTCACATACATTGCTGAACATGTGGTTGGAACTGGTTCATTTGGGGTTGTTTATCAGGTAAACTTCTTACTTTTCCATTTTCTGAACTGTTTTATGCCTAATTGATAGTGAAAAGCATATAACTTTTTCCTTGTCAACTCTTCAGGCCAAATGCCGAGAAACAGGAGAAATTGTTGCCATAAAAAAGGTTCTCCAAGATAAGCGTTATAAGAACAGGGAGCTGCAAATTATGCATATGCTTGACCATCCAAACATCATCGGTCTTAAGCATTACTTCTTTTCAACAACTGAAAGGGACAAGCTTTATCTCAATCTTGTTCTCGAGTTTGTTCCAGAAACAGTAAACAGGATTGCAAGACAGTACAACCGAATGAATCAACGGATGCCCCTCATTTATGTCAAACTGTACACCTATCAGGTCTGCCCTGACTACTTGGTTTTTTTACTAATTATGAATGTTGTTAAATGCTGTTATTGCTTTAGAATGTTGCCCTCCGTTTTATCATTCATCGTCTAACTAAAGCAATTTCTttagaaataaaaagaagaacTTTTGTGCCCTCTGTCTAATCCCATACCAAAGTATTTTATAAATAGTATGAACAAAACATATTCGAGGCCCTTCCAcactatattgttattttgcGATTTTAAAGAAGACAAAGGGATAAGCTCTGGAAAATGTGGGGTACTTTCGTTCAGTAGAGTTGTCTGGTGGTCATAAGGCATGCATGCCACATGTTCCACACTCAACCTTACATATTATGGATATGAATTTTATTCTGTAGGGCATTAATTTAACATGTTCATTCATCTTAATTGAAACTTAAAATAACAGAGGAAATAGAGCATTTTTGTTCTCCAAAATTATATATGCAATTACTTTTATCTACATGTTGTCTTGTAGAGCTAGCAGTGTGGTGGCATTAGTCTCTTATCTTCTTGGCAGTCATCTGTTTGCATCATGTCTGCTTGAAGTCTATCTTTAACAGTTGAGCACTGTACTGGAAGTCTGGAACCTCTCCAGAAGTTCTATATAAATGATTCACTTTGATTGTATCCATGAAGAATCTAAGATAAATATTGAGGCATTTTAAGACCCAATGGAGCCAGCCTGTCAGTTATTCTGTGATCCTGTCTTTGGATTTATGTTCGACAACTTACTTCCTATATGTTTAGTGGGACACTTTTGAATGATTGCTAGTATACAGAGTTTGCACTGCATGTCCACATGAGATTTAAGCCCTAAGTTTTAGTCAGATGAGTGGCTTGAATCCACTCTTCATGGACTAACATAGGTCATTACTGTATAACTCACAGTTAGTGCAAACATAATTGTTTACGTGGCTCTACTCTTGATTTTATTCAGCTATATTTTGTCTTTGACGTCAGTGAGAATGTTTGCTAATATGATTTGGTATAAATTTTTTTGCTCTTTATGAAGTCAAACAATTTCCAGCTGCCTTCAGTTACCTTTTAGTATCATATATGCGCACATTTCTACCATGCATTAAGTAATATAATCTTTGTCCTAAATCTCTTTACTTTGCAGATATGCCGAGCACTTGCTTATATACATAACTGCATTGGCATCTGCCACCGTGATATCAAACCGCAGAATGTTCTTGTGAGATTTCAACCTCTTTCTTTTGTATGATAAATATGTTGTGTTGCATGTATCCTCCACATGTGTGGGATGTTGTGTTATTGGCACAACATGGTAACACCATCACaccataaaaaaaacatttggtTTGTACAACTGTACAAGTGGGACTGAGTTTGTTGTTCATATGTAGCCCGATGTCATGTTTATTGGTTAGTTCCACCCCACATCTTTGGCCCTAGCAGTTTGAAATTGAAAACATCAGTCCACTTGTGCATTATTTAGTTTCCTATATATGAGCTATCCCATGTGCATTGTTTGGCGCATAGGATGCGGGATATCATATCGTGTGCTACTGTATATGCTGTTTTTCTTGTCAATGGTATCATCTCTTGTTCTTTTATAGCAAGACTGGACAAAACCCATGCTCCCAGTTTCTCAGATATGAATTGCATCAGTCCGCACTACTAATGCCtatgcttgaaatatatttgaGCATACAGCCTCAGAAAGGACAGCATGAAAGATCACTGCAACTAGCTATCTCATTAACCCATGAGCCCATGACCACATAGATTAGAGATTATTTGAGGAAGCAGGAGAAATTGTTGGCACTTGTGTTATTAAATTTTGAAATACAAATTATCATACATTGACTACCATGgagtataaaaaaaatgagcTTCCCATGATGGTATTCTTTTTCTGCAATACTAAGGGGCTCTGGGCTCTATTTGCTTTGCCTCCTCCAAATGTTGAGATAGCTATTGTTTTACTAGTTCACCTTTTTTTCTACCTCAGGAATAGCATATTTCCGATGATGTATTTATGATTACTAATACATTTTACTAATCTTTCCTCTATAGGTTAACCCACATACTCACCAGCTCAAAATTTGCGATTTCGGAAGTGCTAAAGTCTTGGTGAGCTATCTTCTAATTTTGGCTACAGTTAAATGCACAAGAATGTTATATATGAAGAGAGActaaatttcttgaaaagaatAAAGAAATGCACAGTTCCACATTAAATGAAGGTCACCTACCTAgacatggatttttttttttttttaaagtctGGATGTCATGTTTTGCAAATATGCAGGTCAAAGGAGAGCCAAACATCTCCTACATATGCTCAAGATATTACCGGGCACCAGAGCTCATATTTGGCGCAACAGAATATACTACTGCTATTGATTTGTGGTCAACAGGCTGTGTTATGGCAGAGTTGCTTCTAGGACAGGTTTTGGACATTCAAagtctccctccctccctctggttcttttccttttgcttCTTCTGATGGCATTCATACATGTAGCCTCTATTTCCTGGAGAAAGTGGAGTCGACCAACTGGTTGAGATCATCAAGGTGATTTTTTTATGGCATCTGTAACTACTGTTCTGCTACCTTTTTCTGGACCATGGCATATTGAGGCTTAGCAACTTGCAGGTTTTGGGTACTCCAACAAGGGAAGAGATCAAATGCATGAACCCAAACTACACAGAGTTCAAGTTCCCGCAAATTAAGGCTCATCCATGGCACAAGGTAATCTGCACAAAGATTATTTAGCTCAATACCATCACAAAGATGTTGGAATTAACTGTCATACAAAATGGATGCATGGTCAGTGCAAAATGCACAAATGATATACACTTATACAGCTTGGTACATACCTTTGGAACACAGAGATATCAGATTTGTATATTATAAGATTGTTGCACTTTTAAATTGTGAAAATTACTGGCAAGAAAAGCTATGTTTAAATTCTTGTAGTATTGTCAGTTTGACACTTACCATTACTATTGAAGTCAGGCATGCGAGCTTGCCCGCATCATGTGTATGTTATCTCTCATGATTCCTATGTTATCTCAAAGTTCTTTTCTATCCAGGTTTTTCAAAAAaggcttccacctgaagcagtGGACCTTGTTAGCAGGTTTCTACAGTACTCACCAAATCTACGGTGCACTGCTGTAAGCGCCATGAACTTTTATGTTGTTTTCACTAACTGTCTGACATGATACTTTGTGAGTTTTCATTCTTCTAACCGAGGAGCAATTCTTCAGTTGGAAGCCTGTATGCACCCTTTCTTTGATGAGCTGAGAGACCCAAACACTCGTCTACCTAATGGGCGACCTCTGCCTCCTCTCTTCAACTTCAGATCTCAAGGTAGCATAATTGTACTGAAATAGCAGTGCTGTTTTGTCTGTCAGTAGTTAATCTTCTGTTCCCTTCAGTGAACCTCCTTCAGAAGTTAATCTAGCTGCTTGAAAACTTATCCTCAGCTAAACTGATCAACTGTTTGCAATCTTGACAGAGCTAAAAGGCGTTCCTCCAGAAGTCGTCGAACGCCTTGTCCCAGAGCACGCGAGAAGGCAGAGTTTGTTCATGGCGCTGCGGACCTAGTTTTCGCTGGTCTTTTAGCCCTTTTTCCCACTTGTTTGTTCCCTGAGGGAAGCTTGTAAAGCTGTAGCTTCTCCTTTCCTTCCTTCCCTGCTCCCCCTTTCTACCTTTCTTGCTTCAGAGCTTTGTGTGGATGAGATCGTTGACAGACACTAGAACTGTTCCAGGATGTTAGGTTGAAGAAGCTTGTGTGTGGTGTGCAGTTGGTTTGAGGTTGGAGATTTCGGTTTCAGCGTTGTGTGATGCTTGTGAAGcttctgtcttttttttttttttttttttgggaactGACTTCAAGATTTCGTCATGTGAAGCTTGTGTGCACTGTGCAGTAAAGTAGTTGAATCATGAGAGAGATATTAGTCTACTATGAGAGTGTTGGATGATGCAATCATTCAGGAAAGAGGATGTTAactactttatttatttaactaaATTACGGGCAAATGCAGTGCTTCCCGATATGCAATGCATTGTCACAGTTCAAAATTATCTCAGATTTGCTTTAGAAAAATTTGGGAGTGGATATATATTATGAATAATGAGATAAATTTCTCACGGCCTCTCCGAGAAAGAAATAAGAATTATTTTTTCTCGCGAGAAATTAAATCAACTTTGCACGCAAGAAAGCCAGGATAATTTTCAGCCATCCGATCTCACGGATGAATCATCTTGCACCGCAAGACAAACCTGCCGAGTCCTTTCTTGCAGCGCAGGAAAGAACCCGGTCCCGGCACCCTCTCCTCCGTCCGATCGAAAATCCAGCGGCTGTGATCTCCCAGCCAACCTCCCATAACCCCTCCCTTCCCTTTCGTCGTCCACTTCCACCACTCAGAACCCTAGCTAAACCCCATTCTCCGCCGCCGGCACGCGCTCCGGCGAGATGAGCTTCAAGGGGGCCAAGATGCCGAGCGCTCCGCCGAAGGGCGCGGGCGCCCTTGCCAAGTTGGTGCTGGTGGGCGGCACGCTGGCGTACGCCGGCCTCAACAGCTTCTACAACGTCGAGGGAGGCCACCGCGCCATCGTCTTCAACCGCCTCGAGGGCATCAAGGACAAGGTGAGCCACCTCGATCACGGCCGTGAAGTGGTGCGATGTGCGAATATGGCTGATTCGGCTTGGATTTGGCTTGCATTTCCTCGCAGGTGTACCCCGAAGGGACTCACCTGATCATCCCGTGGTTCGAGAGGCCCATTATCTACGACGTCCGCGCCCGCCCCAACCTCGTCGAGAGCACCTCCGGAAGCCGGGACCTCCAGATGGTAACGTGCCGTTCCTCCGATCCTTGTGTCTGGGAGCTGTTGTAGTTTACTAATTTTGCTACGAATGTGTGTATTTCCTTCTCGATTCGCATGCCTATCACTATATTTGTAGTGAATATACTGCTCAATGTGCGTACCTAACTATTACTTGTTTTCGGGACAAGGGATCTGCTTCTGGTCGGAATAGTTGAGATGATGTGGCTGCGGCTTGTAGGCAGCTTCTCTGGTTCTGAACTGATTGGCGTTTCGTGACATGTGGGTGGTTTGAATAGCTAATTTGGCACTGTCACTTCAAACCCTGGTTCTGTTGCAACTTACAGCAGGGACCTGCAATGAAGGAACTCAACATTGCAGGCTTAGCATCTATTTTGCGTATATCGCTCCACCACACCGAGAAGAGGTCTTAGCTAATTCACATTACCTCTTGTTATTTCAATCCTTCCATGTCCAATCGTGACCCTTGATCTGTCTGTGAACCGGAAAGGAGGTATGGTACTCAAAATCAACTTGTTACTCTGCCTTCCTATCTGACCAAACCTCTAAGGCGAGGATCCTCCTCGAGTTCTACCGGCACCCAGCCCACAAGTTTTTGTTCATCTCAGCTTAAGCACGCCCCTTGCTAGTTGTGGATCTAGCAACCCTGATAGCCTTTAGACTGTTACTAACTGAATGATTCATTTCGACCTGTATACCATTGTGCATTAATCTGTTCTGAGGGTGTCTTTGATTTTAGTAAACAGCCACTTACAAAGCGTATGCTAATTTGTGAGTGTTTTTTAACTTTTCAAAACCCTTAATCCTTTAATATTGCCAGTGAATCCAACTTTTGGTTCATCACAATCATTGTCGTCACCATTTAAGATGGTTTGCTCATGTTTAATTGTATTTTGGAAGAAATAAAAACCCATACTGACCATGTGAGTTAGTTGTGTTGCAAGTTTCTTGTTTTGCACATGCACTGGAAAGTATATTGGCACTGCAATTCCTTTCTATATTTGATTTTGATACCAGTTAATAACTTGGACAGGTGAGAATTGGTCTTCGTGTTCTTACACGACCCATGCCAGATCAACTACCTAAAATCTACAGGAGCCTGGGGGAGAACTTCAACGAGAGAGTTTTGCCTTCAATCATTCATGAAACACTCAAAGCTGTGGTTGCGCAATACAATGCCAGCCAGCTGATCACACAGAGAGAGGTATCATTTCATGTGTTTAGATATGCTCCCTAGATAATAGCTGATCTTACTAGGATTGCAGGATATTATGATAACGATAACAACTCATGCATCCAATGCAGGCTGTAAGCAGGGAGATTAGGAAGGTTCTGACTGAGAGGGCCAATAACTTCAATATTGCTCTGGATGATGTGTCCATCACAAGCCTCAGCTTTGGAAAAGAGTTTACTCATGCCATTGAAGCCAAACAGGTTGCTGCACAAGAAGCGGAGCGTGCCAAGTTCATTGTTGAGAAGGCTGAGCAAGACAAGAAAAGTGCAATTATCAGGGCACAGGTTAGCTTTCCTTTCTTGTATAAAAGCAATAAAGCATGTGTTGGTCTGACTTGTGCAAATGGGAAATGTATaagcaatagaaaaataaagtaGATTTTGGATGACTTTCACCTACTTCCCTCGTAATTTTATCTGTTCGTAGTTTCAGTTTCTTACTAGAGGGATATTGGCAGTGTTCTTTGATGTGTCTTTGTATTTTTATATATGATCTTTGTATTTGTTGAGTCATGCTTGAATCTGAATCGCTATCTGTTTTGGACCTACATTTGAACAGGGTGAAGCTAAGAGTGCAGAGCTTATTGGTCAAGCCATTGCCAACAACCCTGCTTTCCTCGCTCTCAGACAGATTGAAGCTGCAAGGGAGATCTCTCACACCATGGCTACCTCAAACAACAGGGTGTACCTTGATTCCAATGACCTTTTGCTGGGACTCCAGCAGCTGAAAGTGGGGGGCAAACAAAAGAAGTGAAATGATTATCCAGTTGTTTGATAGTTACTGTCCGACGTCCATGGAAGAGTGGTTTAAGAGGAATACTATGTCTTCAATGTAGTTTCTGTCGAAGGTTTTATCTGATCCAGAACACACGTGAAAACGAACCCTTTGTTGCCGCAGTTTTATGGGGCAACTTGCAAGTGCAATGGTAGCTGGTATTTTTGCTGTTCAAATCACTGGAGGAAGTTTGTTGTGAATGTTGTTGCTTCTGGGAATGATTTGCTGGTATCTTTAATGCTTGGTTCTTGGGTAATGTCCCACCTATGAGCATTCTGGTGCCTCCATACGATGAGAAACAGGAACCCATAATAAGCTGGCTACTGAGGTCACACTCATGAAATGAActgattagtttttttttaagtgttACCAACCCACGACCCTAGATACAATTGCAGGATTCAGTGTGCATCAACGCATGAAGAGGCCGGACACTACCATACCCAGGAGAAAACACGAGCGGGGCACCAGTGTGAGCAGTAATATGCAATAGGAAAAATACCTTCGTATTTTGTACGCAAATTAGCTTTCCAGTGTTGAATTCATTCAAAAGTTCAAATAAAGTATATTCTTTCTAAGTTGCAAATAAGTGACATTTTAGACATTAGCGTGGTTTCTTTCGAAAAGAAAACGACATTATCACATTAGCATGGTTGTTTAGCCATCCGCAAAAGAGAATATAGCCTAGCTTAGGCTTGACAAGATGTTTTAACTTCAAATGTGCATAAATAAAAGCTTATTATACAAACGCTTGGAAggaaaatacataaataaagcTTATTATAAATGTGCATGCTATGAAAAATTTAGTTGCCCCCAAATGGGACAATGAAATGCAGGCACGTCATTTTTGTGATGGACCGCATTAAGCCGCGACCGTCACAGAGAGAGCAACCTACATGGAGTCTAGTTTTTAAAGCAAAATCGACCACTGATTATTGTAGGGTCCTAATCCACCACTGATTATTTACTTCCATATGTCATCCTTGGCGGTTCCTGAAAGATTAACAAAAGCATTCGATTTAAATAAGAAAATGCAGAATCAAACTTCACATTGTAGCCTCATGAGTTGCTCGTCTATAATCGTGTCTATCAATGAAGAAATATACCTATCGGATTGAGCTAAAGGACAACGTCCATGATAATATAGCTTGGAACTGAAGGCTCTCGCGCTTGAGGGCAAGCGCAATTTCAAGGGGAATCGTCATGGCTTAAGCTGATCCGACGGCTCAGAGTGTTATGGACCGATTCGCCTGTGATCGACGGCTCCCATAGCTTCTTCCTCTCAGCGCTTTTGCCAGGTCGGATTAGACACAGTTAAACGTTCTTACCGTTTCTGTTATTTTAGTTAAGCTTCGGGTAAACTCGACAGTATCGTACGGTCGAGATTAAGCAGGGGACACCCAAGCTCTCGTCCTTATCCCTCGCCGGCGAGCCCTGGCGAGCTCCCGAGTCTTGCGTTTTGCGGTGGTGCTCGTTCGATCCGGCCGGAGAGTCTCgcctattttttcttttcgCACGGCAGGGCAGATCGGTTGGTTACAGTCCGACTCCGACGTCGCTTCTGTCTCCATCAGTCAGACTGACTTGCCACCTCATAGCCGCGGAGGGCGGGCGAGGCTCAGCGGCGACCGGCGAGGGCGCGCATCTTTGTGGCGCCACAGCTCCGGGAAGCAACAACACCACGGGCGCGGTCTCCGCCACGTGCATCGAGAATCCGACATTTTGTTGGCCTCCCTCCGCTCGGCTGTCGCCTGCGCACTGCTGCTCTTGACTGGGAGAGCAACTTAACGGTTTGTTACAATCCGAAGTTGCTGCTGCCGCGCTTAAGAGCAATCCGCATGCAGTCCGCCAGTTCGTCCGTGGATATAAAAGGGGAGGCAGGGCAGCGCAGTGTCGTCTCCTTCCATAACGATCATCTAGTTTTCCAAAGATTTCGATCCAGTCGATCGACTCACTCGACTCGTCGAGTCGACAACTCCATCGATCAAGATGGACTACCTCTTCTCCCCTTCCGCTGAAAGCCTCATCAGCCGCTACCTCCGCTCCAAGATCGCCGGCGAGCCCCACGACGCCTCCAGCTTCATGCACGACGTCGACGTCTACACCGACCACCCCTACGAGCTCGTGCGCAACCGCGCCCCCGCGCTTGGCACCGGCGACGGAGACGGCCGAATCTGGTACTTCTTCAGCCCCGTGCACTACGTCGGTGGCAAGAACACGTCCGGGCGCCGCGGCGGGTCCCGGAAGCGGTCAAGAACCGTCGGCGCCAACGGCAAGCTAGGAACCTGGCACTCCGAGGGAAAAAAGAAGACGATGGAAGGAAGCGCCGCCGGCGGGTACGTAGAGAACTTCTCGTACCACGAGAGGACGGCGTCGGGGTTCGTCAAGCCGGGCTGGCTGATGGTCGAGTATGGCATCTTAGAAGAAGACGGCGGCTGCAACATCGTCCTATGCAAGGTGTACAAATCGCCTCGGGGGCCTGGCTCGGACGTACCGTTTCCCCGCACATCGGCGTCGTCGGGCTGCAAGAGGAAGGCAGATGTCGTCGAACACCTCGAGGCTCCACGCACACCCAGCTTCTGGCCGCGACAGCGAACGCacggagacgacgacgacgactgcATGCTATTCGCGGATAGCCTGGAACGCGACATGTCAGACGATCGTGCGGCGCCAGCGTACCAAGAGTCAGAACCCATGTCTAGAGGCGAGCTCGCGGCGCCGGCGTACCAAGAGACACAGCACATGTCGGGAGGCGGTGAGCCTTCGGCGTCGGCGTTCCAGGAGACAGAGCACGTATCGGGAGGTGAGGCGCAGCTCGCACCAAGCGCGGGCGACCTGAGCGGACTGCCGTGGTTGCAACAGTTCATGGAGACCGACGACGACGAGGTGGTCATCCAACTCCCCCACGATTTCAGCTACGAGCGATATCTGCTGGGAGACGACCAGCCGGGCGCCGTGCTGCCAAGCGCTGCTCAGCCGGAGGATGCCGCCGTTACATGCGCCCAGACGTCACAACATGGTCCCCCAGAAGAGGACATGATTGAGTTCAGCCTTGACGAGTTGATGGGTTCTTCGGCGTCCGGCGCGTGCAGCGGCTTGCAAAATCTAATCactgatgacgacgacgacgacgtgaTGTTGTGCGGCTTGTCGTGTCCACCTGCGAACGACGACAAGATCGAGTTCATGGATGCTGGGGTAATCGTTGAGGAGCTGCTCGCTTCTTCCACGCCCGGCGAGTGCAGCGCCTTGCAAAGTCCACTCACTGACGACGACGTGATGTTGTGCGGTCTGGCATGTCCGCCGATGGATCGTGCCTGCGTAGAGCAGCTATTCTCGGCGCCCCCTGAGCGGTTTGATCCTTCCTACGTGGAGGAGCTGCTCTCGGATCTCTAGATACACGATGCACCTTTTGATGCACAGACTAGCTTAGGTTTAGCCCAGGGCAGCAAGTTGTACAAATCGATTACTGTATCTATTCGTTGATTCTTGTAACCCTTGCGTTGTCGTGGGAATGTATGATCTGATTGCGCTAAAGCAGGCATTATTGTTGTTTTAGCAGTTGTTTCAATTGTTGTCAATTATTTGCTTTCTTGCAAATGATCTGATTGTGCTATGATTCTCTTGGCAAAAAAACTCAGACGATGGTATGCAGGAACATGCACGTGAATGATCCCCGTTCACCTCCCTCCTCGCCGTGTTTAGCGTCTcggacgccgccgccgagtGCCCCCGCATCCACGCCAAGATCGCCGTGGAGCTCAGCGCCAAAGCGGACGcgacgacggcctcctccgcgTCCATCACCAGCGCAGGGTGGAGTGGTGCGAGGTGCAAGGAGCTTAAGGCACAGCACGTCGAGGTGCTCGTGGCTGGATGTGGATCCCCGACGCGCTCAATGGGGTGTACACTTGCCGCTACGGGGTCAGCTGAGTATGGAGCAAGTCCACCGCTATCGTTGACCGCCTCGACACACTACTCTTCGAGGGCGCCACGCCGCTGCAACAGGTACTGGACTTCTTCCCCTCTTTCTTGTCTCGGGGACAATGGAAAGATGACCTATTTTGTTGAAATGAGGTCTGCGATATGACTGTTTAGGAGGAACTAATAGTTGGTAGATTTGGGTACTTAACACTTAGAGAGATTAAATTGGTGATAAATTCTGATCTTTGCGTGATGATCTAGCAAATGACATGTGGGGTGAACGTTGATATTACTCGGTGCTATTTTATTGCAAGGCATTATTTTTGTTTTAACAATTGTCGCAATTGTTGTCAATTATTTGCTTTCTTGCAAACGATCTGATTGCGCTACGATTTTCTTGGCCAAAATCTCGACGATGGTATGTAGGAACATGCATGCTCGCCGAAATAGCTATTGCACGAACCAAACGAATAATGTACACAGATAATGGCATTTCTACCAAACCATGACGATTTACAGGATGGAGATCTTTTAACAGTGTAAATAATTAAGCAGGTTGCCCGCACAAAATTTGTAACTTGGCAAGGGCCAGAGTGCCCATGATAATACATCGCTCACGCAATCCATGTGCATGTCTGAAACCTGAGCGCCCTCCAGTTTCT
The nucleotide sequence above comes from Phragmites australis chromosome 4, lpPhrAust1.1, whole genome shotgun sequence. Encoded proteins:
- the LOC133915037 gene encoding shaggy-related protein kinase kappa-like yields the protein MAYSGQRHGGVGNSSRPGNGFKGQASSVEFLGREMLEMQLRDAKPDADDERDMGSGSDVIDSSSSEAGHIIATTIRGRKGLPKQSVTYIAEHVVGTGSFGVVYQAKCRETGEIVAIKKVLQDKRYKNRELQIMHMLDHPNIIGLKHYFFSTTERDKLYLNLVLEFVPETVNRIARQYNRMNQRMPLIYVKLYTYQICRALAYIHNCIGICHRDIKPQNVLVNPHTHQLKICDFGSAKVLVKGEPNISYICSRYYRAPELIFGATEYTTAIDLWSTGCVMAELLLGQPLFPGESGVDQLVEIIKVLGTPTREEIKCMNPNYTEFKFPQIKAHPWHKVFQKRLPPEAVDLVSRFLQYSPNLRCTALEACMHPFFDELRDPNTRLPNGRPLPPLFNFRSQELKGVPPEVVERLVPEHARRQSLFMALRT
- the LOC133915039 gene encoding prohibitin-6, mitochondrial-like; the encoded protein is MSFKGAKMPSAPPKGAGALAKLVLVGGTLAYAGLNSFYNVEGGHRAIVFNRLEGIKDKVYPEGTHLIIPWFERPIIYDVRARPNLVESTSGSRDLQMVRIGLRVLTRPMPDQLPKIYRSLGENFNERVLPSIIHETLKAVVAQYNASQLITQREAVSREIRKVLTERANNFNIALDDVSITSLSFGKEFTHAIEAKQVAAQEAERAKFIVEKAEQDKKSAIIRAQGEAKSAELIGQAIANNPAFLALRQIEAAREISHTMATSNNRVYLDSNDLLLGLQQLKVGGKQKK